From Elaeis guineensis isolate ETL-2024a chromosome 16, EG11, whole genome shotgun sequence, a single genomic window includes:
- the LOC105059551 gene encoding NAC domain-containing protein 14, producing the protein MTAIALELLPLGFRFHPTDEELVNHYLKRKITGRIKSDVEVIPEVDVCKCEPWDLPDKSIIRSDDLEWFFFAPKDRKYANGHRSNRATEAGYWKATGKDRVIRSKAAAAGHNVIGMKKTLVFHRGRAPKGIRTHWIMHEYRTTEPEFESGVQGGYVLYRLFKKSEEKSSNAKADEMDRSCFSPTPAKLSPDDTQHEEDVMEEIATPLDQESSDSVLQEGPHSLPDSVEQQPAGIQIWLADETDRSTTYSVKPDDSSCNIASDNCDAKAGMHADPLQDVSAQYRDPHYEHIDSNGFPNIGSPVLPYPDYFFGNMNHGSDTGYVNNADKDPLNEFLIAVLSNQDDYSSGASNVQKDSVAETLPRHSIWDSASCRDSRTSSEIDTEATLPQELLGVEASKSFEGSSFLLNDPLRMDSLDGYPEIEPQLSALYENAYVLPYDGTGPDVCSVDSESLQDLFNSMEEPSNLKNVANNGDRLEGAGISFRARRPQHPSNSDNKFAHQGTAARRIRLQGSTPKELFFSADSESSCNKDDHEDKEAMKKALQDLFVGTEESLTEKNTPSNEDGLEGTGIEIRARQTQHLPRLKKLSSKQGTAVRRIRLQAHFEVGTFSSTVGELSSSKDDHEHKESMTEAGEHVDDNIANLGEISKPALPDKLEQLPVHDNAPPASELCLESKPTLRLRTKRTDDNANTPEDPPRGRIPRSASVVYVIWLVLSVILVLMCVGIWRCISS; encoded by the exons ATGACGGCGATCGCCCTGGAGTTGCTTCCATTAGGGTTTCGGTTCCACCCGACCGACGAGGAGCTGGTCAATCACTACCTCAAGCGGAAGATCACCGGCCGGATCAAGTCCGACGTGGAAGTCATCCCCGAGGTCGATGTCTGCAAATGCGAACCCTGGGATCTTCCTG ATAAATCTATTATTAGATCGGACGATCTGGAGTGGTTTTTCTTCGCGCCGAAGGATCGGAAGTACGCCAATGGACACAGGTCCAACCGCGCGACCGAGGCCGGGTACTGGAAGGCCACGGGGAAGGACCGGGTCATCCGGTCAAAGGCCGCGGCGGCGGGCCACAACGTCATCGGCATGAAGAAGACCCTCGTATTCCACAGAGGAAGAGCGCCAAAGGGCATCCGCACCCACTGGATCATGCACGAGTACCGCACAACCGAGCCGGAGTTCGAGTCAGGTGTTCAG GGTGGTTATGTCCTTTATCGGTTATTTAAAAAGTCGGAAGAAAAGAGTTCAAATGCCAAAGCTGATGAAATGGATAGAAGTTGCTTCTCTCCAACCCCAGCCAAATTGTCTCCAGATGATACGCAACATGAAGAAGATGTTATGGAGGAAATTGCAACCCCATTAGACCAAGAATCTTCAGACTCAGTTTTGCAAGAGGGACCTCATTCCTTGCCTGATTCGGTTGAACAGCAGCCAGCAGGTATCCAGATATGGCTGGCTGATGAAACTGATCGTTCAACAACTTACTCTGTAAAACCAGATGATAGCTCTTGCAACATTGCTTCAGATAATTGTGATGCGAAAGCTGGAATGCAT GCGGATCCTCTGCAGGATGTTTCAGCACAGTACCGCGATCCACACTATGAGCATATAGATTCTAATGGCTTTCCGAACATTGGTTCCCCAGTTCTGCCTTACCCAGATTATTTCTTCGGCAACATGAACCATGGGTCCGATACGGGATATGTTAATAATGCTGATAAAGACCCTTTAAATGAGTTCTTGATTGCAGTTTTAAGTAATCAAGATGACTATTCTTCAGGGGCATCTAATGTTCAGAAAGATTCAGTTGCTGAGACTCTGCCTAGACACAGCATCTGGGATTCAGCATCATGCAGGGATAGCAGGACAAGCAGCGAGATAGATACTGAAGCAACATTGCCTCAG GAACTTCTAGGTGTGGAAGCTTCTAAGTCGTTTGAAGGATCATCTTTTCTGTTAAATGATCCATTACGAATGGATTCTTTGGACGGATATCCAGAAATAGAACCCCAGTTGAGCGCTCTCTATGAAAATGCATATGTGCTCCCATATGATGGCACTGGGCCAGATGTGTGCTCGGTGGACTCTGAATCCTTGCAAGACTTGTTTAATAGCATGGAAGAACCAAGTAACCTGAAGAATGTTGCAAATAATGGAGATCGTCTTGAGGGGGCTGGAATCAGTTTCCGTGCTCGTCGGCCACAGCATCCATCAAATTCAGACAACAAATTTGCACATCAGGGCACTGCAGCAAGAAGGATCCGTTTACAAGGTTCGACTCCAAAAGAATTATTTTTCAGTGCTGATAGTGAATCGAGCTGTAACAAAGATGATCATGAAGACAAAGAGGCAATGAAAAAGGCTCTGCAAGATTTATTTGTTGGCACTGAGGAATCATTGACTGAGAAGAATACGCCTAGCAATGAAGATGGTCTTGAGGGAACGGGAATCGAGATCAGGGCTCGGCAAACACAACATCTTCCAAGATTGAAGAAACTATCATCAAAGCAAGGCACAGCAGTTAGAAGGATTCGTTTGCAAGCTCATTTTGAAGTGGGAACATTTTCTAGTACGGTTGGTGAATTAAGCAGCAGTAAAGATGACCATGAACACAAAGAGTCAATGACAGAG GCAGGGGAGCACGTGGATGACAATATTGCTAACCTTGGGGAGATTTCAAAGCCTGCTTTACCAGACAAGCTTGAACAGTTACCTGTTCATG ATAATGCACCACCAGCTTCAGAGTTGTGTCTGGAATCTAAACCGACTTTGAGGTTGAGAACAAAACGGACTGATGATAATGCAAATACACCAGAAGACCCTCCACGCGGTCGAATACCAAGAAGTGCTTCAGTTGTTTATGTAATCTGGTTGGTTCTCTCAGTAATACTTGTGCTGATGTGTGTTGGGATATGGAGGTGCATAAGCTCTTAA